The DNA window AACCCGGTTGAGCAGGACCGCGTCGAGCAGATTCCTGTTGAGCCGATTCCTGTCGAACCCGCGGTACGTCCGGCCCAAGGCAATCGTCTGGCAACGCGTCTGGCAGCCGCCATGCGGCGTCCGCTGGCGGCTGCTCTGGGCGGGCTGATCGTCGGCCTGTTTAGCGCCTCGGCCGCGTTCGCCTGGCTGGCTCCCCGGCCTCTGGAGCAGGCGATCCTGCTACTCCATGAAAGTTTCGAAGACGCTGCCTGGCAGCGCGTCGCCGGCTTTCCCCAGCAGGCCGAGCAATGGTCAGGCGACCAGGCCGTACCGGTCCCGGCCGAAGGGGCCATCCGTCCCGTCCATGGCGAGCGGATGCTCCGCATGGGGCCGGCGACCGATAACCTGTTCAGCCGCATGCACTATGTGCTGGACCTGAAGAAAAACCCGCTGCCGGAAGGAATCCGGCAGGTCCGACTCACGGCCTCCTTCCGCCCGGCGTCGACCGATAAAAAGTCCCGCTACCTGCTCAGGGCGGCGTCGTTCTCCCAGGAACTCCACGAGATTGAACCTCGTTGGATGACCGACCTGTGGTCGGAACTTGACGAAAGGGCCCTGGCCCGGGCCGCCCGGGGCTTCCCGCTGCTGCCAGGAACGGACGGCTGGCAAACGGTCAGCATTACGCTGGACGTCCCGCCGGGAGCAAGCATGCTGGTGGTATCGTTGTGGACGGCCACCATGGAAGGACACCTCGAAAACCGCAACGCCCACTACCTGGACGACGTCCGGTTGTCAGGCATTCCCCAGGAACCGACTCCATGAATTTCGCCCTCTGTCCCCGCCTGCTGCTGGCCGCCGCTGCGCTGCTGGCGACGGAAGCGGCGCTGGCCGCCGCGGCCGAGCCAGTCAGCTTTGAACGCCAGGTGCAGCCGTTGCTGGAACGGCGGTGCAACCGCTGCCATCATGAAGAAGAGCAAAGCGGCGGACTCGATCTGACCCGTCGCGAGACGATGCTCCGCGGCGGCGATGAACTCGGTCCGGCGATCGTACCGGGTGAGCCCGACAACAGCCCGCTGCTGCTGGTGCTGACCGGAGCGCAAGAACCGGCCATGCCCGAGAACGCCGACCCGCTGCCGGCCGCCGAAATTGATCTGCTACGGCGCTGGATCGCCGCCGGAGCCAAGGACGATACAACCGTCTTCCCGGCAGAGGACGTCGCTTTTTTTGAACGCGAAATCCGCCCCGTGCTGGCCACGCGCTGCTTCAAGTGCCACGCCGTCGACGAGCCGGAACACGGCTTGCGGCTGACTTCGCGGCAAAGCATTCTCACCGGCGGACTGCGCGGCCCGGCCGCCAAAGCGGGCGACCCGGAAGCGAGCCTGCTCCTCCAGGCGATCCGCCACCAGGGCGACCTGCAGATGCCCCGCGGCGGCGACAAGCTCAGCGACAGCCAGGTCGACGCCTTTACCCGTTGGATCGCCAAAGGTCTGCCCTGGCCGGCCGATCAACGCGTGCTCGCCCGGTCAAAGCAGTTCACCATCAGCGACGCCGACCGGAACCACTGGGCCTTTCGTCCCTTGCCGGCTGACCTGCCCGACACCTGGAGCATCGACGCCGCCCTGCAGGCGCCTCATCAGGCGCTGGGCATCACGCCCGCGGAACTGGCCGACAAGCACCGCCTGTTGCGCCGCGTCACGTACGACCTGATCGGCTATCCGCCCACGCCGGAAGAGATCGACGCTTTTGTGCAGGACGATTCGCCCAACGCTTTTGAAAAGGTCGTCGATCGCCTGCTCGACTCGCCCCACTTCGGCGTGCGCTGGGGCCGGCACTGGCTGGACTACGCCCGCAACGGTTCAACGGGACAGCCGACGCGAGGTCCGGCCCTGGACTCGCAGCGTTACGCCGACTGGGTCGCGCAGTGCTTCCAGGAAGATCGCCCCTACGACTGGTTCGCCCAGACGCATCTGGCCGGCGACAAAATGCCCGGCTACACCGGGGGCGATTACTCGATCGACCAGGCGCTGGCCGCGGCCACGCCTTTGAACGGGCCACGTTCGTTCGAACACGCCGAGGACCAGACCTTTGTGCTGATGGACAAGCTCGACGAAGGCGTCGAGTTTCTCGGCCGCTCGCTGTTGGGCGTCAGCCTGGAGTGCGCTCGTTGCCATGATCACAAGTACGACCCGATCTCCCAGCGCGACTACTACGCTCTGCTGGGCTTTTTCCAGAGCAGCGGTTACGCCCCGGCCTCGGTCAATGCCGAGTCCCGCGCCGTCGTGGAAGCCGCCATCGCCCGCCAGACCGAACTGATGCGGGAGAAGATGGAAATCAACGCCCAGTTACGGACGGCCTCGTTGAAACTCAGCATGCGGGGCGGCAACCTCCGCGTCCAATGGAAAGAAAAACGGGCCCAGTTCCTGGCGCCAAAGGTCAAGCGTCTGTACCAGCTCGAACTGCTGATCCTCCGCGCCGAACTGGCGGACGCAGAAAGCCGCGGAGACAAAACCAGCAAGGACATCCGCCAGATCCTGGAGCAGAAAGAAGCCGCCCTGGCGTCGTTCGAGGCGATCATCATGGGCCTTGCCCCCAAGTTCGATCACTTCATCAATGGGCACAAAAGTCAGGTCGGACTGCGGAAGCGGGCCCAGCAACTGGGGCTGACGGACATCGACCGCGAACTGGAAGCACAAAACGCCTACTGGGAAGCCGAAGCGCCGAAGTGGCATGAGAACTACCGCTTTGGCGGCTATATGAAGGACGACCCGATGGTCGCCGACCTGGCCCTGCTTGATGATCGTGTCGAGGAGATCGACGCGGAACTGCCCGCCAACCTGGAACGTCCCTGGGAGGCGCCCGCAGCGGGCTACGCCTATGTGCGTTGCGACGGCGGCCTGCGCCGGGCGGAAGACCTGGATTCCTTCGACTTTGGCGCTTATAGCAAGCAGGTGGGCGGAGGGAATATCAGCCAGAAGCACGCCTTTGTCGCTGGACCGTTTATCGGCGACGCCCGGTTGCTGGGACGCGGCGATGTGCTGGAGCCGGAAGACCTCGTCCCCCGCGGCTTCCCGGAATTTTTTGGCGGACAAACGCCGCCGCTGGAAGGCAGCGGCCGGCTGCAGCTGGCCCAGTGGCTCACGACGCCCGGTTCGCCGCAGGCCGCACTGGTCGCCCGGACCGCCGTCAATCGGGCCTGGCAGCATCTGTTTGGCGAAGCGCTCTGCCGCACGCCGAAGGAACTGGGTCGCCTGGGCGAACCGCCCGAACTGCCAGAGATCATTGACGGCCTGGCGGCCAGCTTTATCCGCGAGGGCTGGTCGATGAAAAAGCTGATCCGCCGCATCATCCTCAGCGAAGCCTGGCGCCGGTCCTCCATCGCCGACGCCAGCCTGCTGGCGGCCGACCCGGAGAACCGCTATTTCTCCCGGCAAACGGTCCGTCGCCTGGAATACGAACCGATCGCCAACACCATGGCGTGGCTCCGCCGAGGCGAGCGTTTCGACAGCCCCCCGCAGCGTGACTCGGCCCTGCCGAACGCCGCCGAGTATGCGAAGCATTTTGACGGTCCTTCGGTTTACGAACTGACGGAGCGCCGCGTAGTTTCCATCACGGCGACCCAGTCGCTGTTCCTGATGAACAACCCGGCCGCCGCGCATCAGCTGGCCGAAGATCTGGTGCGACGACTCGGATTCACAGCCGAGACAAAGCTGGACAACGCCCTGGAGCCGCTCTTTACGTCGGT is part of the Lignipirellula cremea genome and encodes:
- a CDS encoding PSD1 and planctomycete cytochrome C domain-containing protein produces the protein MNFALCPRLLLAAAALLATEAALAAAAEPVSFERQVQPLLERRCNRCHHEEEQSGGLDLTRRETMLRGGDELGPAIVPGEPDNSPLLLVLTGAQEPAMPENADPLPAAEIDLLRRWIAAGAKDDTTVFPAEDVAFFEREIRPVLATRCFKCHAVDEPEHGLRLTSRQSILTGGLRGPAAKAGDPEASLLLQAIRHQGDLQMPRGGDKLSDSQVDAFTRWIAKGLPWPADQRVLARSKQFTISDADRNHWAFRPLPADLPDTWSIDAALQAPHQALGITPAELADKHRLLRRVTYDLIGYPPTPEEIDAFVQDDSPNAFEKVVDRLLDSPHFGVRWGRHWLDYARNGSTGQPTRGPALDSQRYADWVAQCFQEDRPYDWFAQTHLAGDKMPGYTGGDYSIDQALAAATPLNGPRSFEHAEDQTFVLMDKLDEGVEFLGRSLLGVSLECARCHDHKYDPISQRDYYALLGFFQSSGYAPASVNAESRAVVEAAIARQTELMREKMEINAQLRTASLKLSMRGGNLRVQWKEKRAQFLAPKVKRLYQLELLILRAELADAESRGDKTSKDIRQILEQKEAALASFEAIIMGLAPKFDHFINGHKSQVGLRKRAQQLGLTDIDRELEAQNAYWEAEAPKWHENYRFGGYMKDDPMVADLALLDDRVEEIDAELPANLERPWEAPAAGYAYVRCDGGLRRAEDLDSFDFGAYSKQVGGGNISQKHAFVAGPFIGDARLLGRGDVLEPEDLVPRGFPEFFGGQTPPLEGSGRLQLAQWLTTPGSPQAALVARTAVNRAWQHLFGEALCRTPKELGRLGEPPELPEIIDGLAASFIREGWSMKKLIRRIILSEAWRRSSIADASLLAADPENRYFSRQTVRRLEYEPIANTMAWLRRGERFDSPPQRDSALPNAAEYAKHFDGPSVYELTERRVVSITATQSLFLMNNPAAAHQLAEDLVRRLGFTAETKLDNALEPLFTSVVQRPPSQADRDLARQFVVRRREQTGQSDPPAELREFASLLLCGNEILFLE